In a genomic window of Streptomyces sp. NBC_01231:
- a CDS encoding IS630 family transposase, with protein MAEPVRVRRLTEQEGQQLQRIVRRGSTSTVRFRRAMMLLASASGNSVSVIARLVQADEDTVRDVIHKFNEIGLACLDPRWAGGRPRLLRDDDEDFVIQTATTRPTKLGKPFTRWSIRKLADHLRRNVSRPIRIGREALRCQLSRRGITFQRTKTWKESSDPDFDTKLDRIEYALTQRPERTFAFDEFGPLGIRPTAGSCWAKQGRPDRLPATYHRTHGTTYFHGCYSVGDDTLWGVNRRRKGIGPTWAALKSIRAAHPDGAPIYVILDNLSAHKNWRIRRWAAKNKVELCFTPTNASWANPIEAHFGPLRQFTLANSHHPNHPVQTRELHRYLRWRNQNARHPDVLAAQRRERARVRSEKGIRFGGRPIAAAA; from the coding sequence ATGGCGGAGCCGGTCAGGGTTCGCAGGCTGACCGAGCAGGAGGGGCAGCAGCTGCAGCGGATCGTGCGGCGGGGCAGCACCAGCACGGTGCGGTTCCGCAGGGCAATGATGCTGCTGGCCTCGGCGAGCGGGAACAGCGTCTCGGTCATCGCCCGGCTCGTCCAGGCCGACGAGGACACCGTCCGCGACGTGATCCACAAGTTCAACGAGATCGGGCTGGCCTGCCTGGACCCTCGATGGGCGGGAGGCCGTCCCCGCCTACTCCGCGATGACGACGAGGACTTCGTCATCCAGACGGCCACCACCCGCCCCACCAAGCTCGGCAAGCCTTTCACCCGATGGTCGATCCGCAAGCTCGCCGACCACCTGCGGCGCAACGTCAGCCGCCCCATACGGATCGGACGCGAAGCCCTGCGCTGCCAGCTGTCCCGCCGCGGGATCACCTTCCAGCGCACCAAGACGTGGAAGGAATCGAGCGACCCGGACTTCGACACCAAGCTGGACCGGATCGAGTACGCGCTCACCCAGCGGCCCGAGCGGACCTTCGCCTTCGACGAGTTCGGCCCCCTGGGCATCCGCCCGACCGCCGGGTCCTGCTGGGCGAAGCAGGGGCGGCCGGACCGGCTGCCGGCTACCTATCACCGCACCCATGGCACCACTTACTTTCACGGCTGCTACTCGGTCGGCGACGACACCCTGTGGGGCGTCAACCGGCGCCGCAAGGGCATCGGCCCGACCTGGGCCGCGCTGAAGTCGATCCGCGCGGCCCATCCGGACGGCGCCCCGATCTACGTCATCCTGGACAACCTATCCGCGCACAAGAACTGGCGGATCCGCCGCTGGGCGGCGAAGAACAAGGTCGAGCTGTGCTTCACGCCGACGAACGCGTCGTGGGCGAACCCGATCGAGGCGCACTTCGGGCCGCTGCGGCAGTTCACCCTCGCCAACTCTCATCACCCCAACCACCCGGTCCAGACACGCGAGTTGCACCGCTATCTGCGCTGGCGCAACCAGAACGCCCGGCACCCCGACGTCCTGGCCGCCCAACGGCGTGAACGCGCCCGTGTCCGCAGCGAGAAAGGCATACGGTTCGGTGGCCGCCCCATCGCCGCAGCTGCCTGA
- a CDS encoding Gfo/Idh/MocA family oxidoreductase: MSAGVRPLRLAALATSSIARRRVLPTTVSMPEVDLVAVAGRSVAKARRFAGQFGCTAETDYAALLRRPDVEAVYISTPTALHHVWADRALRAGKHVLVEKPLGTDADEARRLCLLARDRGLVLRENFMFPYHPQHAFVADLVRRGRIGTPSAFRASFCVPPLPADDIRYSPGLGGGALLDVGVYPLRAAALLLGPGSRVAGATLRVRASDGLDLSGQVLLVAPSGVLAEVTFGFEHAYASSYTLWGDRGRLSVTRAFTPPPDHRPVVVLEEQDHEERFTLPASDQLRSCLRDFMTAARGGAADDGSAEAGRHQDAIALMRSVDDVREKAVRVGVDDCPPVSP, encoded by the coding sequence GTGAGCGCCGGCGTCCGGCCGCTGCGGCTGGCAGCGCTGGCCACGTCTTCGATCGCCCGCAGGCGTGTGCTGCCCACCACGGTGAGCATGCCGGAGGTCGATCTCGTCGCGGTCGCCGGCCGGTCCGTGGCCAAGGCGCGCCGCTTCGCCGGGCAGTTCGGCTGTACGGCGGAGACGGACTACGCGGCGCTGCTGCGGCGCCCGGACGTGGAGGCGGTGTACATCTCGACCCCGACGGCACTGCACCACGTCTGGGCGGACCGCGCGCTGCGCGCGGGCAAGCACGTCCTGGTCGAGAAGCCGCTCGGGACCGACGCCGACGAGGCACGCCGTTTGTGCCTGCTCGCCCGGGACCGGGGTCTGGTGCTGCGGGAGAACTTCATGTTCCCGTACCACCCGCAGCACGCGTTCGTCGCGGACCTGGTGCGGCGCGGACGGATCGGCACACCGAGCGCGTTCCGGGCGTCCTTCTGCGTTCCGCCGCTGCCCGCCGACGACATCCGGTACTCGCCCGGCCTCGGGGGCGGGGCACTGCTCGACGTGGGCGTCTATCCGCTGCGCGCCGCGGCTCTGCTCCTGGGGCCGGGATCGCGGGTGGCGGGCGCGACGCTGCGCGTCCGTGCCTCGGACGGACTCGACCTGTCGGGGCAGGTGCTGCTTGTTGCGCCGTCGGGGGTGCTGGCCGAGGTGACGTTCGGCTTCGAGCACGCCTACGCGTCGTCGTACACGCTGTGGGGGGACCGGGGCCGTCTGTCGGTGACGCGGGCGTTCACTCCGCCTCCGGACCACCGGCCGGTGGTGGTACTGGAGGAACAGGACCACGAGGAGCGGTTCACCCTGCCGGCGTCGGACCAACTGCGTTCCTGTCTGCGGGACTTTATGACGGCGGCGCGCGGGGGCGCGGCGGACGACGGAAGTGCGGAGGCCGGCCGCCACCAGGACGCGATCGCGCTGATGAGGTCGGTGGACGACGTGCGGGAGAAGGCTGTGCGCGTCGGGGTCGACGACTGCCCGCCCGTGAGTCCGTAA
- a CDS encoding sulfotransferase domain-containing protein, translating to MHNSARWDDFPVRDGDIVVSTPPKSGTTWVQMICALLIHRTPDLPEPLERLSPWLDQPPWLDRMRPQEEVFARLARQEHRRVIKTHTPLDGLPLDPRVSYLVVGRHPLDRALSVYHQTANIDVERVYAAQGDADPQSRQPPPSLPSMREWLQVWCRPQPTDGQGAEVPESLHQTVHHLYDAWTRQTTQPNVKVLHYVDLCADLAGQMAALAEWLGITVDESVWPDLVRAATFDEMRSRAERLAPDTDLLRDPKRFFRSGRSGDSRDFLTEDDLDAYRERVGELAPKVFLDWLHRDPPTSVEDTNTAGLRAT from the coding sequence GTGCACAACAGCGCCCGCTGGGACGACTTCCCGGTGCGCGACGGCGACATCGTCGTGAGCACCCCGCCCAAGTCGGGCACGACGTGGGTGCAGATGATCTGCGCGCTGCTCATCCACCGGACACCCGACCTGCCGGAGCCGCTGGAGCGGCTGTCGCCGTGGCTGGACCAACCGCCGTGGCTGGACCGGATGCGCCCGCAGGAGGAGGTCTTCGCACGTCTGGCCCGGCAGGAGCACCGCCGTGTCATCAAGACGCACACCCCGCTGGACGGCCTCCCGCTCGATCCGCGCGTCAGCTACCTCGTGGTCGGCAGGCACCCGCTCGACCGGGCGCTGTCCGTCTACCACCAGACCGCCAACATCGATGTCGAGCGGGTGTACGCCGCCCAGGGCGACGCGGACCCGCAGTCCCGGCAGCCGCCCCCGTCGCTGCCGTCGATGCGCGAGTGGCTCCAGGTCTGGTGCCGGCCGCAGCCGACCGACGGACAGGGAGCGGAGGTTCCCGAGAGCCTCCACCAGACCGTCCATCACCTCTACGACGCGTGGACCCGCCAGACGACGCAGCCGAACGTGAAGGTCCTGCACTACGTCGACCTGTGTGCCGACCTGGCCGGCCAGATGGCGGCGCTGGCCGAGTGGCTGGGCATCACGGTGGACGAGTCGGTCTGGCCCGACCTGGTGAGAGCCGCGACGTTCGACGAGATGAGGAGCCGCGCGGAGCGGCTGGCGCCCGACACCGACCTCCTCCGGGACCCCAAGAGGTTCTTCCGCAGTGGCCGGTCGGGCGACAGCCGGGACTTCCTGACCGAGGACGACCTCGACGCCTACCGGGAACGGGTCGGCGAACTGGCCCCGAAGGTCTTCCTCGACTGGCTCCACCGGGACCCGCCCACCAGCGTCGAGGACACGAACACCGCAGGACTGCGCGCGACTTGA
- a CDS encoding class I SAM-dependent methyltransferase, whose protein sequence is MTTSSRAHSFNAAADQYAASRPSYPPALFDCIEQLTSRSLAGARVADIGAGTGIATALLRERGADVIAVEPGDAMAAKFHTVLPDVPIVRGDGNALPLADASQDLLTYAQSWQWTDTTRSVPEALRVLLPGGALAIWWNTTAFDVPWIREQHQRIAHHCGVQPTSRARPDDSDAIRLAGLSGLRVARRQVRWSRVVSLDTHLANISSRSAFLVLAEDDKRAFLSGERRRLREFFPDEVVEETYVVDLLVATRP, encoded by the coding sequence ATGACCACCAGCTCACGCGCCCATTCGTTTAACGCGGCGGCTGACCAGTACGCGGCCAGCCGGCCTTCGTATCCTCCCGCGCTCTTCGACTGCATCGAACAGCTCACGAGCCGTTCACTGGCCGGTGCCCGCGTCGCCGATATCGGCGCGGGCACGGGAATCGCCACCGCTCTGCTGCGTGAGCGCGGGGCTGACGTGATCGCCGTTGAGCCCGGCGACGCGATGGCCGCCAAGTTCCACACCGTGCTCCCGGATGTGCCGATCGTCAGAGGTGACGGCAACGCCCTCCCTCTCGCGGACGCCTCCCAGGACCTCCTCACCTACGCACAGTCCTGGCAGTGGACCGACACCACCCGCTCGGTCCCGGAGGCACTGCGGGTCCTGCTGCCGGGCGGTGCGCTCGCGATCTGGTGGAACACCACCGCCTTCGACGTGCCCTGGATCCGAGAGCAGCACCAGCGGATCGCGCACCACTGCGGAGTGCAGCCGACGTCTCGGGCGCGTCCCGACGACAGCGACGCCATCCGGCTCGCGGGCCTGTCGGGGCTCCGGGTCGCGCGCCGCCAGGTGCGGTGGAGCCGTGTGGTCTCCCTCGACACGCACCTTGCCAATATCAGCAGCCGCTCGGCGTTCCTTGTCCTTGCCGAGGACGACAAGCGTGCCTTTCTCTCCGGGGAGCGCAGGCGATTGCGCGAGTTCTTCCCCGACGAGGTGGTGGAAGAGACCTACGTGGTTGACCTGCTGGTGGCCACGCGTCCGTGA